A single Anopheles maculipalpis chromosome 3RL, idAnoMacuDA_375_x, whole genome shotgun sequence DNA region contains:
- the LOC126563714 gene encoding uncharacterized protein LOC126563714 isoform X3, protein MDKDGEKKGGGEKKGGGGQGGTGLGGAAGVNDPAALLDAASLFAYWGRDPSAMAAAASNPLFGSQFGMPGGLGGLMPNAGSGSGSGNDRFSMSHQNHNTMAVAASQAASLAGLHNSWWSMAQLAAQDYFARLQASGMSQLPFSHDLAGAFPSGLGLGAMSAAAAAAIAGGNTGAGGAGGGGGNAGAGGSGSGGGGSGKGGSGGGKGKKRDRSSNSNSSNASSGGGAGGSSVGMGGGLGAGGMGGGVGGNNNSSYKSSPSPSASQSYKQSLYSQATLHKELMAITAAAAAAQNQQHSGGGGGGGGGGSSSQQSQQQQQQQQQQQQLQQLQQHQQHQLASLGMLAGLGGSGSSSGGGSGGSSNSKQKSSSGSGSSGGGGGGSLASSSPHGASRLIGNDSISITRGSSSPSMSSSKQQPTPSVTISASHGNPGSSSSSSSASQQQQQNHLQNLSSSSRSSKDVGGKGGNSNNANNGGGGGPSAADLGLSASMNALSTLSQFNNLDLTTQQNMTATMNALAASQAKAKDYISSGILNDPSSLLGVRLPPDTEIIKYTSSIVGPKVPGTTGRGRKKTISLEDNSIFAQMHGLSAAKRQRLEPNEYGSSGGNSGGSGSHLGSGSGSTGSGLLPPGLSHHHHQLGSNGGIGGLGGGTTGAGGGGGSNDRIEVIKLPPTITSNGVYSAGKGAGKDAMVDHMNEWSGLNLSAKGSGGSSSAAATIVSSLTVAGGMNSSGSNNQSSGMLEQDDAPLNLSMKPSKTSNEGMRSDSTHSASSSSPAMSGASANSLQSLSTITAALGGGSGSGNDSARSRRKSDNKNRRNAAVAAATAAAAAAAALGAGSLGLDGSVNMSLASAAAAYAAASPVSTSTGFCTGTNSTSTLNSLLMASVGTGSGTNTITTTTSNTTTSSGSGSSTSTAAAAATAANHQLMAAQLGFNSSLSELLKISNYEEYDYASLGGSQFKEGRPRNLGRGVSKPKKNTVASLLAQSRAVGSKPLTAQQLLTQDAEIEKLRQAMLEASRNQSMDNSTSNTNTDTESISESGMSESEGEEHINLKELRVPLEKGWRRETVIRGLTRNGHIKGDVYYYPPQSVNKMKGMNQIQLYLDQFKPKDLNRDNFSFSAKAIVGTFLQPAPPPYATDGEFIKMTDVEVSRRLEELKMFTRHAGLGVEQRIEIAKQQQALRDAKKLAKEEMNKNKEKARQAKEAERNERLEQQRKERELKNQQAMEAKKKREEELARQKAEEAARKAQEKEQKRQQALLQKEQELAKQKELMYAMEMERERRRQHMALIKQLELRRKFEEKEKKKHQVILDKLIQREKKLVMRKRDTNILAELRKPQEDSEIVDQTVLPTFSRIPGLKLTGTGYADLLMVFEFLHNFGETLGFDMESLPNLQSLHHALTSENAIDAEEELLSVMTHLLVCAIEDPGIPNPGRHTTLLGQTLRQADITHTNVSEILRIYLYAVATGEVKLQSGINLERDRDAPSKHHLVNDEDFKMCSTKNSQFYELLAENARYKLSELLKDKPFVALNPTTKTEILAMLCNDLLMNKAVCKQIDSSLEAQAQLKKERYLLDNKIRKYKMLVARKQRLEQYEKAQQAALEKSLSMKAAEEAKRAEEAAAMAAAAAAAAATAASAANTTSEDGVVAVVESEIKIPDDASGDNSCEVVENGTLKETSAPDVDGEGFKCTVPPVAEGGCKSEELEEGEIVQKKDFGAEGHKTEDDDDDDDNDVVEIVPMPVTCTVTEDSCPNTIAASTDADGDEGEPLPKLEAAAVNESSEVMDTSAVEPTVTTSIHEQNHSESMNGIEPSAPIAGTTDETCTNRMEENGPSVRMSESEDHHHAPPVTPPPPQQPMHPAVHPALQHNKVMLQLEPGEIPPPGMDISSLTGNRHNEIPTISITSTPEDSPAKMGDVETSNVGVFNMPGKPVGGTELTNGEQQQQQQSQQHPSPQVHQNQANNSAPDLDLLSKSIINDHATCGDRTDEDNSDLESEGTQLEEDEDAHLTAEEAQRKYDKILETSFQNKQQLENALNQLRVKCFGQDRYWRRYWNLGKCGGIYVEAMESTQPEMYRYENALEELQSRPDYVPKYAPAIKPESAVKPEHSTVDVNCKKEEVGEAGGEIVKEEGVTQDMKQEHQAGPVEDRKRKRCSSVSLKKMKKKKKKQRTTSEGGGMFGGSQGGTAASGGYHEGEEDDGDDEEEEDGVDDDDDDDCSRTSFGNGPALEDGRTADSQSDDCKIIDEPEVVMKEGSTVDDHIKAAGGAGANGNTDTTIHAEGKSEQSNEQESHQENHKPIEDGQTTETPSGGAKKSEDQLMDVEDSIPTAILVQKGNDHDETKTVEVNNQIGGVNVSQQAPSSATAASTTTTHEDDDDLTMVVQDEPPTITIPDDDTESGDRMTGTDQQEVEGREQNTGVNRIEHDKGSSVGDGSMNCDMKPKLMENGVEMRDPGELVECQLQEVDDDEEIVTGGRANVGRTGDCKPTIAVGDNGGVVERKPRTTTTTSVISYGSDVEMIEVKEEETTCVSSAPITPGSYLYLRNTDTKQEKEFSDQLLNRWFSIVDKELPLSSTECSLPTINGNTPASLARQIFTNITCREICQIQGNRWDIGNNIQFFSVPLEKGVEIHFPNESILSMSGLDDDEINEVIAKKSRPEPLQLSDMKPAFKRETIEYSYSHHHPNQIRLRAEMLAEETADPEEYGNFSLPAYMTLTLSNLTAYVQCDQFQPLQMTPEEEKQLEDVKQHGAPQKTEPQVVPREFRYGWWKINDIEELNELIKALNPRGVRERLLRQSLLESLAESVNLTTPHHVSHPRAAPPPNGYIEPEAWNAWNPSIARRVEVALLDQIEAMEDKVASASMQVKGWQMPQREGDSENGVVEDVTIEMLRERILGLEAAIERRYLKPPLGIKSPIHSTTEAQMAVIAQQESHHNQNNANVSNLSNCSNSSAEDENLPKGLLSWRDAVERSVTTAQLSMALYVLESCVAWDKSIMKANCQFCQSGESEDKLLLCDGCDRGYHTYCFKPRMDKIPDGDWYCFECKNKATGDRKCIVCGGLRPPPLGKMVYCELCPRAYHQDCYIPPMLKYPRGKWYCQNCVAKAPPKKKPQRKPKERTTNNSSQSLLNSSLNSSQNQSLNSSHEDIATTPLSPAHSIASTSHEESSAPPQPHLQPPHNSTIVSHMSGGVATTTTASTPGYHHQQQQQQQQQQQPMPMSSVPTIDENNYAMCHPPVPTDASMSAYGQPQQQYYQQFYPQQAPQVPPTPSQQPYYPVLAESNPTMVEEQSNYAAPAATANESEAYSVAQNEDESPIDTSAPSSPPKQIEGPVSPAPTAAACSSSGEFFSPSTSAMNACSSSASYLDSGEQRAVLANDGEGSCGGDSSEEYQPRPSPVKESPSMTSSSSSNSSTSDHQRKERSKERDEAKERAKQEKKATKRLLKELAVCKTILEEMELHEDSWPFLLPVNTKQFPTYRKVIKSPMDLSTIKKRLQDLVYKSREDFIADVRQIFDNCEVFNEDDSPVGIAGHGMRKFFEQRWADLTEKHTS, encoded by the exons ATGGATAAGGACGGGGAGAAGAAGGGCGGCGGCGAGAAGAAGGGTGGCGGCGGGCAGGGCGGTACCGGTCTGGGAGGCGCGGCCGGTGTTAACGATCCGGCCGCGCTGCTAGATGCCGCCTCACTGTTCG CTTACTGGGGACGAGATCCGTCAGCAATGGCGGCAGCAGCCTCCAATCCACTGTTCGGCTCACAGTTCGGTATGCCCGGTGGGCTTGGCGGTCTCATGCCGAATgccggttccggttccggtagTGGCAACGATCGATTTTCCATGTCCCATCAAAACCACAACACGATGGCGGTGGCTGCATCTCAGGCGGCCTCACTGGCCGGTTTGCACAACA GTTGGTGGTCGATGGCACAGCTGGCCGCTCAGGACTACTTTGCCCGTCTGCAAGCATCCGGCATGTCCCAGCTACCGTTCTCGCATGATCTGGCCGgagcctttccgagtggaCTTGGACTCGGTGCCATGAGTGCGGCTGCCGCTGCCGCCATTGCCGGTGGTAACACCGGTGCTGGTGGGgcaggtggtggaggaggtaaTGCTGGCGCCGGGGGTAGTGGGTCCGGCGGTGGAGGTTCCGGCAAGGGTGGTTCGGGCGGTGGCAAAGGCAAAAAGCGCGATCGGAGTAGCaacagtaacagcagcaaTGCCAGTTCCGGTGGAGGAGCCGGTGGTTCGTCGGTCGGTATGGGTGGTGGTCTAGGTGCTGGCGGAATGGGTGGCGGTGTCGGAGGCAACAACAACTCCTCGTACAAG AGCTCACCGTCTCCGTCCGCATCGCAATCCTACAAGCAGTCCCTCTACAGTCAAGCGACCTTGCACAAGGAACTAATGGCCATTacggcagctgctgctgctgcccaaAATCAACAGCATTccggtggaggaggaggtggtggtggcggtggctcTAGCAGCCAACagtcccagcagcagcaacagcaacagcagcaacaacagcaactccAGCAACttcagcaacatcagcagcatcagctcGCCAGCCTCGGCATGTTGGCCGGGCTTGGTGGGTCGGGCAGCAGTAGTGGCGGCGGTAGCGGTGGTAGCTCCAACTCCAAGCAAAAGTCATCCTCTGGCAGCGGGTcgtccggtggtggtggtggaggatcGTTAGCATCCTCGTCGCCGCACGGTGCGAGCCGGCTGATTGGGAACGATTCGATATCGATCACGCGCGGTTCCAGCTCACCGTCGATGAGCTCCAGCAAACAGCAGCCAACGCCCAGCGTTACCATCAGTGCCAGCCACGGGAACCCTGGttcctcgtcctcctcctcttctgcatcgcagcaacagcagcagaaccaTCTACAGAACCTGTCGTCCTCATCCCGATCGTCGAAAGATGTCGGTGGAAAGGGTGGCAATAGCAACAACGCCAAcaacggtggcggtggtggcccTAGTGCGGCCGATTTAG GTCTGAGCGCGTCCATGAACGCCCTGAGCACGCTGTCGCAGTTTAACAATCTCGACCTGACGACGCAGCAGAACATGACGGCAACGATGAATGCACTGGCAGCGAGCCAGGCCAAAGCGAAGGACTACATCTCCTCCGGGATACTGAA TGACCCTTCCTCGCTGCTTGGCGTGCGGCTACCACCGGACACGGAGATCATCAAGTACACCTCATCCATCGTGGGGCCCAAGGTACCGGGCACGACCGGCCGTGGACGTAAGAAAACCATTTCGTTAGAAGACAATTCCATTTTTGCTCAAATGCATGGTTTAAGTGCAGCCAAGCGCCAGCGACTGGAACCGAACGAGTACGGAAGCAGCGGTGGCAACAGCGGTGGCAGTGGATCGCATCTCGGATCGGGTAGTGGCAGCACCGGATCAGGATTACTTCCACCGGGGCTttcacaccatcatcatcagctcggaAGCAATGGTGGAATCGGTGGGCTAGGCGGAGGAACGACTGGTGCTGGCGGCGGAGGAGGATCGAACGATCGAATAGAGGTCATCAAACTGCCACCAACGATCACGTCGAACGGGGTGTACAGTGCCGGTAAGGGCGCGG GTAAAGATGCTATGGTGGATCATATGAACGAATGGTCCGGACTTAATCTCAGTGCGAAAGGATCCGGTGGTTCTTCGTCGGCAGCAGCCACCATCGTATCGTCGCTGACGGTTGCTGGTGGTATGAATAGCAGCGGTAGCAACAATCAATCGTCGGGAATGCTCGAGCAAGACGACGCACCGCTGAATCTTTCCATGAAACCGTCGAAAACGTCCAACGAAGGTATGAGGAGTGATTCAACGCACTCtgcatcgtcatcgtcaccTGCCATGTCCGGTGCTAGTGCGAATAGTTTGCAAAGTTTAAGCACAATCACGGCTGCActcggtggtggtagtggcaGTGGGAACGATTCTGCTCGAT CACGCCGAAAGTCGGATAATAAAAACCGTCGTAATGCGGCCGTTGCAGCTGCGACAGCGgcagccgctgctgctgccgcactTGGCGCCGGTTCCCTCGGCCTGGACGGGAGTGTCAACATGAGCCTGGCATCGGCAGCAGCTGCGTACGCGGCCGCCTCGCCTGTCTCGACCAGTACGGGCTTTTGCACCGGTACGAACAGCACCAGCACGCTCAACTCCCTGCTGATGGCATCGGTTGGGACCGGGTCCGgtaccaacaccatcaccactacCACAAGCAACACCACTACGAGCAGCGGCAGCGGCAGTTCCACGTctacggctgctgctgctgccacagCTGCCAACCATCAGCTGATGGCGGCCCAGCTTGGCTTCAACAGTTCGCTGTCCGAGCTTTTGAAAATCTCCAATTACGAGGAGTACGATTATGCGTCGCTCGGCGGAT CTCAATTCAAGGAAGGACGTCCACGCAATCTTGGTCGAGGTGTGTCTAAGCCGAAGAAGAATACTGTTGCCTCACTGTTGGCACAAAGCCGTGCCGTTGGATCTAAACCACTCACAGCGCAGCAATTGTTAACACAGGATGCAGAAATT GAAAAACTACGGCAAGCAATGCTGGAAGCGAGTCGGAATCAATCCATGGACAATAGCACCTCAAACACCAACACCGACACCGAAAGCATCTCCGAGAGTGGCATGTCCGAATCGGAGGGTGAAGAGCACATAAATCTGAAAGAGCTGCGCGTTCCGCTCGAGAAGGGTTGGCGGCGAGAAACGGTAATCCGTGGACTAACGCGAAATGGACACATCAAGGGCGATGTGTACTACTACCCACCGCAGAGCGTGAACAAGATGAAGGGCATGAATCAAATTCAGCTG TATTTAGATCAATTTAAGCCGAAGGATCTGAATCGTGATAACTTTAGCTTCTCGGCGAAGGCCATCGTCGGTACATTCCTTCAACCGGCCCCACCACCGTACGCAACGGACGGTGAATTTATCAAGATGACCGACGTGGAGGTGAGTCGACGGTTGGAAGAGCTGAAAATGTTCACCCGACATGCGGGTCTCGGGGTGGAGCAAAGGATTGAGATtgcgaagcagcagcaggcacTTCGGGACGCTAAGAAGCTGGCCAAGGAAGAGATgaacaaaaacaaggaaaag GCTCGTCAAGCGAAGGAAGCAGAACGAAATGAACGGTTGGAACAGCAGCGCAAAGAGCGGGAACTGAAAAATCAACAGGCAATGGAG GCGAAAAAGAAACGTGAGGAGGAACTAGCGCGACAAAAGGCCGAAGAAGCTGCACGAAAGGCTCAG GAAAAAGAACAGAAACGACAGCAGGCACTACTGCAAAAGGAACAG GAACTTGCCAAACAAAAGGAGTTGATGTACGCGATGGAAATG GAACGTGAACGACGAAGGCAACACATGGCTCTGATAAAACAGTTGGAGCTGCGTCGCAAATTcgaagagaaggaaaagaagaaacaccAG GTGATTTTGGACAAGCTAATCCAGCGCGAGAAGAAACTCGTGATGAGAAAACGTGACACAAACATTCTCGCCGAATTAAG AAAACCTCAAGAAGATTCGGAGATTGTGGATCAAACGGTGTTGCCTACCTTTTCACGAATTCCAGGCCTGAAGCTCACCGGCACTGGGTACGCCGATCTGCTGAtggtgtttgaatttttgcacAACTTTGGCGAAACGCTTGGTTTTG ataTGGAATCACTGCCGAACCTACAGTCGTTGCATCACGCACTCACATCAGAAAATGCGATCGATGCCGAAGAGGAACTCCTGTCCGTGATGACGCATCTGCTCGTGTGCGCAATAGAAGATCCAGGCATTCCGAACCCCGGTCGCCACACGACACTGCTCGGACAAACGCTTCGCCAGGCCGATATtacgcacacgaacgtttcggAGATTTTGCGCATCTATCTGTACGCTGTAGCGACCGGTGAGGTGAAGCTACAGTCCGGCATTAATCTCGAGCGCGATCGTGACGCCCCGTCTAAGCATCATCTAGTCAATGACGAGGATTTCAAGATGTGTAGTACGAAAAATTCGCAGTTTTATGAACTGTTGGCCGAAAACGCACGCTACAAACTGTCGGAGCTGCTCAAAGACAAACCGTTCGTGGCGCTGAATCCAACGACAAAGACGGAAATCCTAGCCATGCTGTGTAACGATCTGCTGATGAACAAAGCGGTGTGTAAGCAGATCGATAGCAGTTTGGAAGCTCAAGCGCAACTGAAAAAAGAACGGTACCTGTTGGACAACAAAATCCGGAAGTACAAAATGTTGGTGGCGCGCAAGCAACGGCTAGAGCAGTACGAAAAGGCACAACAAGCTGCGCTTGAAAAATCTCTCTCGATGAAGGCGGCAGAAGAAGCGAAACGGGCcgaggaagcagcagcaatggcAGCTGCTGCGGCTGCAGCGGCAGCTACGGCGGCGTCAGCTGCAAATACGACTTCCGAGGATGGAGTAGTCGCAGTAGTGGAAAGTGAGATCAAGATTCCCGATGATGCGTCTGGAGATAATTCCTGTGAAGTGGTTGAGAATGGTACGCTGAAGGAAACAAGTGCACCGGATGTAGATGGGGAAGGATTTAAATGCACCGTTCCGCCAGTAGCAGAAGGAGGATGCAAATCGGAAGAGCTGGAGGAAGGAGAAATCGTTCAAAAGAAAGATTTCGGTGCAGAAGGACACAAGACTgaagatgatgacgatgatgacgataacGATGTGGTGGAAATCGTTCCGATGCCTGTGACGTGTACGGTAACGGAAGATTCCTGTCCAAACACTATTGCAGCGTCGACCGATGCGGATGGAGATGAAGGTGAACCACTGCCTAAGCTAGAGGCGGCCGCTGTGAATGAATCGAGTGAAGTAATGGATACATCCGCGGTGGAACCAACCGTAACGACGAGTATACACGAACAAAACCACTCGGAATCGATGAACGGCATTGAACCATCTGCCCCCATTGCTGGTACGACTGATGAAACCTGCACAAACCGCATGGAAGAAAACGGTCCTAGTGTGAGAATGTCGGAAAGTGAGGATCACCATCACGCACCGCCAGTAACTCCTCCACCGCCACAACAGCCAATGCATCCCGCCGTTCATCCTGCTTTGCAACATAACAAAGTAATGTTACAGCTGGAGCCAGGAGAAATACCTCCACCGGGTATGGATATCTCGTCGCTAACTGGTAACCGTCACAACGAAATACCGACCATATCCATCACTTCAACACCGGAGGATAGTCCAGCTAAGATGGGAGATGTCGAAACGTCCAACGTTGGTGTGTTTAACATGCCCGGAAAACCTGTTGGAGGGACGGAATTAACCAAtggagagcagcagcagcagcagcagtcgcaACAACACCCCTCACCGCAAGTGCATCAAAATCAAGCGAATAACTCCGCACCCGATTTAGATTTGTTGTCTAAATCGATCATCAACGATCACGCGACCTGTGGCGATCGTACCGACGAGGATAATAGTGATCTGGAGAGTGAAGGAACGCAGctagaagaagacgaagatgcACATTTAACTGCGGAAGAAGCGCAAAGAAAGTATGATAAAATTCTGGAGACTTCGTTCCAAAACAAGCAGCAGCTTGAGAACGCTTTAAATCAGCTGCGGGTGAAATGTTTCGGACAGGACCGGTATTGGCGTCGGTATTGGAATCTGGGTAAATGTGGTGGTATTTACGTAGAAGCCATGGAATCTACCCAACCTGAAATGTATCGGTACGAGAATGCACTTGAGGAGCTGCAGAGCCGGCCGGACTATGTGCCGAAGTATGCGCCAGCTATTAAACCGGAAAGTGCTGTAAAGCCTGAGCATTCTACGGTGGATGTAAACTGCAAGAAAGAGGAAGTCGGCGAAGCTGGTGGAGAGATAGTTAAGGAAGAAGGTGTGACACAGGACATGAAGCAAGAACACCAAGCAGGACCTGTGGAAGACCGGAAGCGGAAGCGCTGCTCTTCGGTGTCGCtgaaaaagatgaagaaaaagaaaaagaagcaacgaACAACGTCCGAGGGCGGTGGGATGTTTGGTGGTAGTCAAGGTGGTACAGCAGCGAGTGGTGGGTACCATGAGGGAGAGGAAGATGATGGGGATgatgaagaggaggaagatggtgtcgacgatgatgatgatgatgattgttcaCGGACGAGTTTTGGGAATGGGCCAGCACTGGAGGACGGTCGTACGGCAGATTCGCAGTCGGATGATTGTAAGATCATCGATGAGCCGGAGGTCGTGATGAAGGAAGGCAGCACTGTGGATGATCATATCAAAGCTGCGGGTGGGGCTGGTGCGAATGGGAACACCGACACCACAATTCACGCAGAAGGTAAGAGTGAGCAGTCGAACGAACAGGAGTCTCATCAGGAGAATCATAAGCCGATAGAAGATGGCCAAACGACAGAAACTCCAAGCGGTGGAGCTAAGAAATCCGAGGATCAACTTATGGACGTTGAAGATTCTATTCCGACAGCGATCCTGGTGCAGAAGGGCAACGATCATGACGAGACGAAAACGGTCGAGGTTAATAATCAGATTGGCGGAGTGAACGTGTCACAACAAGCGCCTTCATCAGCAACTGCTGCATCAACAACGACCACACAcgaggatgacgatgatttGACGATGGTAGTGCAGGATGAACCTCCCACAATCACAATTCCCGACGACGACACGGAGAGTGGCGATCGGATGACGGGGACGGATCAACAGGAAGTAGAGGGCAGAGAACAGAATACAGGTGTTAACAGAATCGAGCACGATAAGGGTTCGTCGGTGGGCGATGGTAGCATGAACTGTGATATGAAGCCAAAATTGATGGAAAACGGTGTGGAGATGCGCGATCCAGGCGAGCTGGTTGAGTGTCAGCTGCAGGAGgtggacgacgacgaagagATAGTCACCGGAGGACGTGCGAATGTTGGCCGCACTGGTGATTGTAAACCAACGATTGCCGTTGGCGATaatggtggtgttgttgagCGCAAGCCGCGAACAACGACCACTACCTCGGTGATCTCGTACGGTAGCGATGTGGAGATGATTGAGGTTAAAGAGGAGGAGACGACCTGTGTTTCGAGTGCTCCAATCACACCGGGCAGCTATCTGTATCTGCGCAACACAGACACCAAGCAGGAGAAGGAGTTTAGCGACCAATTGCTCAACCGTTGGTTCTCGATCGTCGACAAGGAACTGCCGCTCTCGAGTACGGAGTGTTCACTGCCGACCATTAACGGCAATACACCTGCCTCGTTGGCGCGCCAAATCTTCACCAACATCACGTGTCGGGAGATCTGTCAGATTCAGGGCAATCGGTGGGACATTGGCAACAATATCCAGTTCTTTAGCGTTCCACTAGAGAAGGGAGTAGAGATCCATTTTCCCAACGAATCGATCCTGTCGATGTCCGGATTGGATGACGACGAGATTAATGAGGTGATTGCGAAGAAAAGCCGACCGGAACCGTTGCAGCTGTCCGATATGAAGCCGGCCTTTAAGCGGGAAACCATCGAGTACTCGTACAGCCACCATCACCCGAACCAGATTCGATTACGGGCGGAGATGCTCGCCGAGGAGACGGCTGATCCGGAAGAATATGGCAACTTTTCGCTACCGGCGTACATGACGCTTACTCTCTCTAATCTGACCGCGTACGTGCAGTGTGATCAGTTTCAACCTCTGCAGATGACACCGGAGGAGGAGAAGCAGCTGGAAGATGTGAAGCAGCACGGTGCACCGCAGAAGACGGAACCTCAGGTTGTACCTCGTGAGTTCCGCTATGGTTGGTGGAAGATTAACGATATTGAGGAGTTGAACGAGCTGATCAAGGCACTGAATCCACGCGGTGTCCGGGAGCGGCTGCTAAGACAAAGTCTTCTCGAATCGCTAGCAGAAAGCGTGAATCTCACAACGCCCCATCATGTGTCGCATCCGCGGgcggcaccaccaccaaacggGTACATTGAGCCGGAAGCTTGGAATGCGTGGAACCCGTCCATCGCAAGGCGTGTCGAGGTGGCACTGCTCGATCAGATTGAAGCGATGGAAGATAAGGTGGCGAGCGCTTCGATGCAGGTGAAGGGTTGGCAGATGCCACAGCGCGAAGGTGACAGCGAGAATGGCGTAGTGGAGGACGTGACAATTGAGATGCTGCGCGAACGAATTCTGGGTCTGGAAGCGGCCATCGAACGACGCTACCTCAAACCACCGCTGGGAATCAA GTCTCCCATCCACAGCACCACCGAGGCGCAAATGGCGGTCATTGCGCAGCAGGAGTCGCACCACAACCAGAACAACGCAAACGTGTCGAATCTGTCCAACTGCTCCAACAGCTCCGCCGAGGATGAGAATCTCCCGAAAG GTCTGCTATCATGGCGCGACGCAGTAGAACGTTCCGTCACTACCGCACAACTATCGATGGCACTGTACGTGCTGGAATCGTGCGTCGCCTGGGACAAGAGTATCATGAAAGCG AATTGTCAGTTCTGTCAATCGGGAGAGTCTGAAGacaagctgctgctgtgcgACGGTTGTGACCGTGGCTATCACACCTACTGCTTCAAGCCACGCATGGACAAAATTCCCGATGGTGATTG GTATTGTTTTGAGTGTAAAAACAAAGCTACGGGTGATAGGAAATGTATCGTTTGCGGAGGTCTTCGGCCACCACCGTTAGGCAAAATGGTTTACTGTGAGTTGTGCCCACGGGCCTATCATCAGGACTGTTATATCCCGCCAATGCTTAAG TATCCTCGTGGTAAATGGTACTGCCAGAACTGTGTCGCAAAGGCGCCGCCAAAGAAGAAACCGCAGCGCAAACCGAAGGAacgcaccaccaacaacagctCTCAGTCGCTGCTTAACAGCTCGTTAAACAGCTCTCAGAACCAGTCGTTGAATTCATCCCACGAGGATATCGCAACGACCCCGTTAAG TCCAGCACATTCAATAGCGTCCACGAGTCATGAAGAGTCGTCGGCGCCGCCACAACCACATCTACAGCCACCGCATAACAGTACGATCGTGAGCCACATGTCGGGAGGGGTCGCGACTACTACCACAGCATCAACACCCGgctatcatcatcaacagcagcagcagcagcagcagcagcaacaaccaatGCCAATGAGCAGTGTCCCTACGATCGATGAGAACAATTACGCCATGTGTCACCCTCCTGTACCGACTGATGCCTCAATGTCAGCTTATGGCCAGCCGCAACAGCAGTACTATCAGCAGTTTTATCCGCAACAGGCGCCTCAAgttccaccaacaccatcacaaCAGCCGTATTATCCGGTGCTGGCTGAAAGCAATCCAACAATGGTTGAAGAACAGTCAAATTATGCTGCTCCAGCTGCTACAGCGAATGAATCTGAAGCTTATTCCGTTGCACAAAACGAGGACGAGTCACCGATCGATACGAGTGCTCCATCATCTCCACCGAAACAAATTGAAGGTCCCGTATCCCCCGCGCCAACTGCCGCCGCTTGTAGCAGCAGTGGGGAATTTTTTTCACCATCAACCAGCGCAATGAACGCATGCTCCTCTTCGGCCAGCTATCTGGACAGTGGTGAACAGCGTGCCGTGCTAGCGAACGATGGTGAAGGAAGCTGTGGTGGTGACTCATCGGAGGAGTATCAACCACGACCGTCTCCGGTGAAGGAATCGCCAAGCATgaccagcagtagcagcagcaacagtagcacTAGCGATCACCAGCGAAAGGAACGTTCGAAGGAGCGCGATGAAGCGAAGGAACGGGCAAAACAGGAGAAAAAGGCAACGAAAAGACTGCTGAAAGAGTTGGCCGTTTGCAAAACGATCCTGGAGGAAATGGAG CTGCACGAAGATTCGTGGCCATTCTTGCTGCCGGTAAACACGAAGCAGTTTCCGACGTACCGCAAGGTCATCAAAAGTCCGATGGATCTTTCGACGATTAAGAAACGCCTCCAGGATTTAGT GTATAAATCACGCGAAGACTTTATCGCAGACGTGCGCCAAATATTCGACAACTGTGAAGTCTTCAATGAGGATGACTCACCCGTCGGCATTGCCGGGCACGGTATGCGCAAGTTCTTCGAGCAACGGTGGGCCGACCTAACGGAAAAGCACACCTCTTGA